Below is a genomic region from Prolixibacteraceae bacterium.
CTATTTAAAACAGAAGGAAAGATGCCTGTGACGATGTCTCGTTTGAACATTGTGAAAGGGTTAGGTCCAGTACTACAGATAGCAGAGGGATGGACTGTTGAACTACCTGATGATATCCATCGTGTCTTGGATGAAAGAACCAATCCAACTTGGCCTACGACATGGTTTGTGCCAAGAGTAAATGGAGCGGGCGCATTTAAAGATGTGTATAGTGTTATGGCCAACTGGGGTGCCAATCATGGTGCGATCAGCTATGGACATATTGGTGCGGATTTGATCACTTTGGCTTCGATATTACGTATTCCAGTGAATATGCATAATGTGGAAGAGGGACAGATATTCCGCCCAAGTGCATGGTCATCATTTGGAGAAGAGAAAGAGGGTGCAGACTATAGAGCGTGCCAGAATTATGGTCCTCTATATGGAATAAAATAAATTGATTTGACAATATAGGCTCTCTTGTTATTGAATGCTCTCTTCTGTTTTTATTACGGTTGTTCGTTGAACAATCGGTTATTGGGGAATAGATGATTTTCGAAGAGAAAAAGGATATTATAGCCTGCGTTGGAGTAGTCCAAAGCACTATATTTCAACAACAGAGAGCCTAGTTATATTTTCTTCTTATGAACGGAAAAGAGATAGCCATTGTTTTCGATTGTGGTGCTACGAATGTAAAGGTGGTGGCCATGGATATTGATGGCCATATTGTTGCCTCTCATTCGATGTCTAATGAAACGGATAAAGACCCCTTTTTTGAGGGGGGTATTATTTGGGATATGGAGAAGCTGTGGGGGAAACTTTGTAGCCTATCTAAGATGGTGATGGAAGAGATAGACACTAGTCGTATCGTTGGGGTGACGGTGACGACTTTTGGTGTGGATGGCACGCTTGTGGATGAGGGAGGAGACCCTTTATATCCAATTATATCGTGGCAATGTCCACGTACGACATCGATCATGGAGCGTATCGATAAATATATGCCTCTCGAAAAGGTATATGAGATTAGCGGAGTCTATCCATACGCCTTTAATACCATTAATAAGTTGATTTGGTTTAAAGAGAATAGAGCAGAATTATTGGATAGCTCTAGTCGCTTTCTTTTTATTCCATCGATTCTAAGTTCAAAGCTTACTGGGGTATTAAAAAATGACGCGACCATGCTTGGAACCTCAATGATGGGGGATATTGGTCAAAGAGCTTGCTCAGATTCGATCTGTAGAACCCTCGGTGTGGACCCCGATATTTTTGGGGAGATCGCGGAACCTGGAGAGAGAGCTGGGGCTGTTACCCAAGAGGCAGAAGCATTGACCGGCATACCTAAAGACGTTCCTGTCTTTATGGCTGGCCATGACACACAGTTCGCATTGATTGGATCAGGAGCGAAAGTAAATCAACCTGTATTAAGCTCTGGAACATGGGAAATTCTGATGACAAGAAGTCAGTCACAAACGGCCTCTATACGTGAATTAGAGCATGGTATTACTACTGAGCTGGATGCAGAAAAGGGGATCTATAACATTGGTCAAAATTGGATTGGCTCTGGGGTACTAGAATGGTTCTCAAAGCAGTTCTATAGAGATATTGACAAAGAAGATCTTTATAACCGTATGGTGACGGATGCGGAATTGGTTGCGGTTGGTTCGAATGGAGTGACGGTAGGGCCTGATTTTTATACAAACAGTTCAGGGAGATCACACGGTGCCATTCAAGGGTTGACAATCGCTACCGATAGAGCAGAACTATATCGTGCTTTTCTGGAGGGACTCTCTTTCCGATTACGAGAGGGGCTGGAGGCACTAGAGAAGGCAGGTGGTTTTACGGCAGAGAAGATTATATGTGTAGGTGGAGGTTCAAAAAACAGATTATGGAATCAGCTTCGAGCGGATATTTGTAATCGCCCAATCCAACTTATCGATCAAAAAGAGACGACAGTATTAGGGGCATCGATGGTGGTTTTTGTAGGATCTAAAGTTTTCGAAACCATAGATATGATCAGAGAATATATTGACTATAAACCACAAGTTATTTTGCCTAGCCACAACCATAAGGAGTATGATATGTTGTATCAACAATATCGTATGGAGAGAGACAACTAAGTGTTGTTGAATGTAGGAATTGGGCTGAAAAAGGGAACAAATAACACTCTTACATACAGTCTATTTAGATAAATTAGAAAAATATTAAAGACAATGAATATTTTACCAACTTCGGTTCAAGAAGAGATAAATAAGGTCTCGCAGATTGCAGGCTACCTGTGGCAGAGAGAGTGGGCAGAGAGAAATGCTGGGAATATATCGATAGACTTAACGGATCTTGTTTCGGCAAACGATTGGCGTGAAGCGAGTGAGGTGATTGCATTTGAATTTCCTAAAGAGGCCGCAGGTGCAGTTATCTTTGTTTCTGGAACAGGATGTCATTTGAGACACCTTGTGGACAGAGTGGAAGAGGTGGCTTGTATTATTGTGATCAATGATAAAGCAGATGGATATACGATTGTGTGGGGAGGAAAGAAGAAGAACTTTAGACCTACCTCGGAGTTGATATCTCATGTAAAAATTCATCTTCATAATAGGGTAAACAAACCTTCTCATAAAGCCATTGTTCATACCCACCCTATTGAACTGATTGTGATGAGTCACCATCCGCTATTTAAAGAGGAAGAGAAGCTGAACCACAGCCTTTGGAAGATGTGTCCAGAGATTCGGGTTTTTGTACCACAAGGGGTGGATTGTACTCCTTACGTCTTATCTGGAACAGAAGCACTGGCAGATATCACTATAAAAGGGTTGGAGAATCGTGATGTGGTGCTATGGGAAAAGCATGGTGCTTTAGCTACAGGAGAAGATGTAGAGGTGGCATTCGATTATATTGATGTGGCCAATAAAGGGGCAAAATTACTTCTAACGGCCTGGAGTGCTGGCTTTGAACCTGTAGGTTTATCTGATGATGAATTAGCCGAATTAGAAGCTTTGATCTAATCCTATCTTTATTTAAAACATTGTACCTCAAGGACTCTATTTATAAAGTTCTTGAAGTACATCCCCGTTTCTCTTCGTTATACGCGACTCTCATAATCATATGGTGATGGGTTCTCTGTTCTTTTATTTAAAGACTCTATACACAGATGGTTTTCAAAAGCAATAAAGACTGAAAGTTTCCCATTCAATACAACTAAATATTAAACAGAAAGGAGGTGCTCAAATGTGGCACCTCCTATTATAGACAACAAACTTAGTTCAACCCTATCGTTTGATCAGTTTCTTCACTGTTGTTTGATTGTCTGATTTTATTTGTACGATATATAGGCCAGAAGGAAGTTGATCAATTGCGATCATTTCTCCTTCGTTATACTGTGTACTATCATATACAACGGTTCCTGTTATCGACATAATTAGTACTCGATTATTTCCGATGCCTAATCCATCAACACGAATGAAGTTAGATGCTGGGTTTGGATAAACTCTAACTTCTGCTGTTTGTTGTTGAACAACTGGAGTCGAAGCATCTCTACCATACACCTCTAACTCGTAAATACGTACGTCATCATCCTGGGCACAACCAATAAATCGGAATCTTACGTACTGTGCATTCACCTCATTTTCTAATTCAATGGAATGAATGTTTTCTGCAGAGACATCTGTTTTTGCTGCTACTTCAGTCCAGTCTGCATTGTCAGTACTAACTTCAATTTTATACGACTGAATATTATAGCCTGGAGCTTCGAATAAACATGCATCATAAATATAAAAACTTTTTAATAGATATGATTTCCCTAAATCAAGCGTTCTTATTACTTCTTCACCCTTCGCCGCAACTAGACACCATTGCTCACTTTTCTGCGTTCCATAAGAACCATCATTTAAATATTTCACATAACGATTATAAGAATAATTTTTCTCTAGGACCTCTTTGTTTAAAGCAACATTCCAGTAACCTTTAGGTTTTTGCACATGATACTCTCCATCAATTTTGATTTCATAGATATTGATATCACTATTTTGGCTGTTTGGTTTTAATGTTACTTTCACATATCTACCACTTACTGGATTGGATGTTCTATTCCAGAATTTTATATTGGATATATCATTAACCCACTCTTCCGATTGTCTTGTCCAATCCGTTCCATTATCACTAGTCTCAATACGATATGCAGCTGCATTTGTGTTGTTAGTACCATCTACTCCTCGGTCCATAATTGTCACATTATAGATCCAATAATCTTTATTCAGATCCAATACAACAGATGATTCTGTCGTTGCACTAGATGTCCAGTACTCTCCATTAGCATTTGTGTCGTTGGTCAAGTACTCTAACCCTGTGTCGTTGGTGTCTGTTGAAGTAGCACTCTTAACTAATGCAATATTTCTAGTTGCAGCAGACTGTACATCCACGTAAATAGGATAAATGAATTCCTCATCCCCTTTAGTTATGACAAGTTCAATCTTACCTTGTTTTATTTCTTTTGCCAGTGCAGTTGCATCCAGTGAGATAGAAGCATCTGTCACATCATAACGACTTACTTCGAAGTCAGTACTTCTTAATGAGACTTCTTGTTTTGACAATGCTCCCTTTAGCATTTTATAGTCTAACGAAATAACTACGCTTTGCCCTACCTTACAACTGTATTGATTATTGTTAGGAACTAAGCACAGATTTAGGTTATTCTCTTCAGCAATATATTTAGTTGTACTCCAAGAAGACTCCTTCTTATATTTTGTCAGAGTTCCTTCAGGAACAAAGAAAACTGGTCTGTCTCCGAAACAACCACCAATCGTATCATTTAAATTATATTTGTTTGGCAAGTTTGATTTTAAATTATAAAATACTCCTTGACCTCTATGAGATATTGCAGAAGAGCTAAACGTAATAGTTGCATCAGGAATAACATAATTTAATGTTCCTAGCCCACTTAACGCATACTCTCCAATATACTTTATTGTAGAAGGTAGAATAATTTGATGAGAGATATGAGAGCAATCCCAAAATGCATCATATTCTAAACGAACAAGATTAGGAGGGAATACTATAGACTCTATAATCGATTCTGCAAAAGCATCCTTTCCAATTACCGTTAGATATAAAGCACTCTCACAGTTTACATGATTGGTTGCATTTTTTAATAAAATGTGTTCTCCGTCATTTGCTCCCCCTCGTATTCTTAAGACTTTTTTATTATCAATAAGATTCGGAATATCAAGTGTTTCTTTACCTCCAATATAACCAAGAATTTCAATACCCTCGACTGTATTAGCATCAGGTGTTTCTTGGTATGAATAGTCATTTACTATGAAATTATCTACGACATAGTCTTTAAATACTCTTCGATCATCCCAAGCAGCGATATATTTATCATAGGCATCTGCTTTAACTAATACGGGGTAACTTGCAGTGTTAATATTCGATTTATCCACAGGAACATCAGCTTTAAATCGTAAAGCAACTACATTAGTCTTCTCGAATGCCTTCTCTCCTATGACTATAACATTTTCTGGAATATCTACTATGCCACTTAGTCCTGTTTCACTAAACGCTGCCGTTTCGATATTTTTAAGACTAGATGGTAATTTGATCGATTTTAACTCCGTAATCCCAGAGAATAACTTCTCTTTGATATTTACTAGGGACGTAGCTTGAGTTGCATCTATAGACACACCATTAGTGTAGGTAGACGTAGCAAAGAAATGGTCTGTTCCTTTTGATAATTCTAAAACATCTACACCATCAATAGATGCAGGAATGACGATAGGATTTTCACTTCCTTTATATCCAACAACTCTTACACCATCAACTCCATCCACTTGAACACTCTCTGTCAACCATTGCTTGTCAGCACTTAGGGTTCCTTGTTCCTCAATTAAAGGTAGCGTTTGCCAAACAGGATGTGCTTGGTATGCTACTAATGATCCTTTAGGGACAACAACTTTTGCATTGGAAGGAAGTGATAACGATATAACATCGTGTGCCGTTGTTTTTTTGACTTTCAACAACGATAGTTCACTAAATGGATTAGCTAAGGTATTCAGACTTGGAAAGTCATTTGGCACGATCAAAATGTCTGCAATACAATTACTCAGCCAGTTTTCTGCGACACTCTTTACAGAAGACGGAAGCGTATAACTCTTGGGGAAAGTTACCTTATAGAAGGCATTGCTTTCGATTGAAATTTCTGTAGGTTTTGCAGGAAAAATCATTCCATTACTCACATTTAAAGACGAAAATGCATATTTACCAATCTTCTTTAGACTAGTAGCTTTAGATATATCTAAACTTATAGGATCTTCAATAAATGGTCCATTTTTAACTGGAGTATGTGGTTGAACAGTACCAATTGGTATTGGCATTAGAGCAACCCTCTTTGTATTCCTATAGATAAAGGAAGAGTGATATCCTCCTTTAATTGAAATAACAGGTAGTGCATCGATCGTTTTTGGTACAACGATGCTATTGGCATCACCGCGATAACAACTAATTTCATAACCTTTTACACCATCTATTTCAATCTCTTTTCCCCAGAAATCTTGATTTACATCATACGTTGAATTCGAAGAAAGCAATAATCTGTTCCAATTACGATCAGCTTTATAATCATTAATCATATCATCAGGAACCACAAAAACTGTAGAAAATGACCCGCCCAAAACCTGAGGGATCTTATCACTCTTAACTTCTACTGTTTTAGTTTTATACGAAGTAAAAGGCACAAAAATTGTTTCTATTTTACTTCCTAACACGACTTTTTCAATGTCTTCATTTTTATCAAAAACGGCGTGCTCCATGAAAAGAAGATTATCGGGTAGAACTATT
It encodes:
- a CDS encoding leucine-rich repeat protein, with translation MRKTLLLLVSILIVQNSIGQIIEWPDFWAEGNSKKTEYYHYYTNNDPNSPERSAVFKEDGYLKYIQAIGPFIQNDQVYTVENGLIFIKTNSLNSLNVDTYPISFSWQKGMADRFGYVSGLRSAVYYTDTHAHVTVLIYSGVDNPGYQPDGALKMQKKFLQTGTPAGFIPDFNYNSRLFNFDLSSKPDGQYNVRAHYVMDQSWPSFDPSGHGNINIYIDRVAPDAPSVLKLKTASDTGESNTDLITTNDVVDIIGKAEPFSTVVLSNQIVDVAQVRVDKDGNYSAQISNLKEGQNPIDAKAIDRNGNEGAWMGLKQIVVDRTAPTVQFQTTINGLFNGEQQKITVNFSENVYGVELTDFNVINGTLSNLVKVSGSKYELTYLKSNNSNDYQITLLDNKVADIAGNFTATASYDFNPTSTKKPVATLASSSFNIRNGQTLDVNVNFDEEVVGLETTDFAVTNGKVSNLVGSGANYTLSLTKTVDVKEMSVRLERFVASNRSGNTNDSISIKLYNDSDWSYRIHETPDGKYLTLDYYWKDGSTVTVPAKIEGINVKEIRTSGFDSFRSQITRLDLSEATNLELIGESAFSYTALEEIVFNDQLKEIREEAFYAASLSGEIVLPDNLLFMEHAVFDKNEDIEKVVLGSKIETIFVPFTSYKTKTVEVKSDKIPQVLGGSFSTVFVVPDDMINDYKADRNWNRLLLSSNSTYDVNQDFWGKEIEIDGVKGYEISCYRGDANSIVVPKTIDALPVISIKGGYHSSFIYRNTKRVALMPIPIGTVQPHTPVKNGPFIEDPISLDISKATSLKKIGKYAFSSLNVSNGMIFPAKPTEISIESNAFYKVTFPKSYTLPSSVKSVAENWLSNCIADILIVPNDFPSLNTLANPFSELSLLKVKKTTAHDVISLSLPSNAKVVVPKGSLVAYQAHPVWQTLPLIEEQGTLSADKQWLTESVQVDGVDGVRVVGYKGSENPIVIPASIDGVDVLELSKGTDHFFATSTYTNGVSIDATQATSLVNIKEKLFSGITELKSIKLPSSLKNIETAAFSETGLSGIVDIPENVIVIGEKAFEKTNVVALRFKADVPVDKSNINTASYPVLVKADAYDKYIAAWDDRRVFKDYVVDNFIVNDYSYQETPDANTVEGIEILGYIGGKETLDIPNLIDNKKVLRIRGGANDGEHILLKNATNHVNCESALYLTVIGKDAFAESIIESIVFPPNLVRLEYDAFWDCSHISHQIILPSTIKYIGEYALSGLGTLNYVIPDATITFSSSAISHRGQGVFYNLKSNLPNKYNLNDTIGGCFGDRPVFFVPEGTLTKYKKESSWSTTKYIAEENNLNLCLVPNNNQYSCKVGQSVVISLDYKMLKGALSKQEVSLRSTDFEVSRYDVTDASISLDATALAKEIKQGKIELVITKGDEEFIYPIYVDVQSAATRNIALVKSATSTDTNDTGLEYLTNDTNANGEYWTSSATTESSVVLDLNKDYWIYNVTIMDRGVDGTNNTNAAAYRIETSDNGTDWTRQSEEWVNDISNIKFWNRTSNPVSGRYVKVTLKPNSQNSDINIYEIKIDGEYHVQKPKGYWNVALNKEVLEKNYSYNRYVKYLNDGSYGTQKSEQWCLVAAKGEEVIRTLDLGKSYLLKSFYIYDACLFEAPGYNIQSYKIEVSTDNADWTEVAAKTDVSAENIHSIELENEVNAQYVRFRFIGCAQDDDVRIYELEVYGRDASTPVVQQQTAEVRVYPNPASNFIRVDGLGIGNNRVLIMSITGTVVYDSTQYNEGEMIAIDQLPSGLYIVQIKSDNQTTVKKLIKR
- the fucK gene encoding L-fuculokinase, which translates into the protein MNGKEIAIVFDCGATNVKVVAMDIDGHIVASHSMSNETDKDPFFEGGIIWDMEKLWGKLCSLSKMVMEEIDTSRIVGVTVTTFGVDGTLVDEGGDPLYPIISWQCPRTTSIMERIDKYMPLEKVYEISGVYPYAFNTINKLIWFKENRAELLDSSSRFLFIPSILSSKLTGVLKNDATMLGTSMMGDIGQRACSDSICRTLGVDPDIFGEIAEPGERAGAVTQEAEALTGIPKDVPVFMAGHDTQFALIGSGAKVNQPVLSSGTWEILMTRSQSQTASIRELEHGITTELDAEKGIYNIGQNWIGSGVLEWFSKQFYRDIDKEDLYNRMVTDAELVAVGSNGVTVGPDFYTNSSGRSHGAIQGLTIATDRAELYRAFLEGLSFRLREGLEALEKAGGFTAEKIICVGGGSKNRLWNQLRADICNRPIQLIDQKETTVLGASMVVFVGSKVFETIDMIREYIDYKPQVILPSHNHKEYDMLYQQYRMERDN
- the rhaD gene encoding rhamnulose-1-phosphate aldolase — protein: MNILPTSVQEEINKVSQIAGYLWQREWAERNAGNISIDLTDLVSANDWREASEVIAFEFPKEAAGAVIFVSGTGCHLRHLVDRVEEVACIIVINDKADGYTIVWGGKKKNFRPTSELISHVKIHLHNRVNKPSHKAIVHTHPIELIVMSHHPLFKEEEKLNHSLWKMCPEIRVFVPQGVDCTPYVLSGTEALADITIKGLENRDVVLWEKHGALATGEDVEVAFDYIDVANKGAKLLLTAWSAGFEPVGLSDDELAELEALI